A window of Pseudomonadota bacterium genomic DNA:
GGGGTCGTCCTGCGCTTCGATCCGCAAAGCCCGAGCGACTCCCTTGCCCTCGACCAGTTCTTGACCGCGGGCATGCATCCTCACGCCGTGGTCGACGACCTCGGCGGCGCGCTGATCCTCGGTGCCGTGGGGCTCAAGTGCGCGTTTCCGCTGCTTCACAACTGGATCCCCGACGCGTACCCCGAAGCCACTCCGACGGGTACGTTGTGGATGAGCTCGTTCACGACCAAGGTCGCCGTCTACGCCCTAGCACGCCTGTTTCCTGGATGCGAGCTGCTCGCGGTCGGTGAAGGCGTCAAGGCCCTGATCTACGTGGGGGCCGTCATGACGATGTTTCCCATCTTCTATGCGGTGATCGAGAACGATCTGCGCAGGGTGCTGGGCTACAGCATGATCAACCAGATCGGCTTCATGGTCGTCGGTGTCGGCCTGGGCAGCGAGCTAGCCATCAACGGTGCGGTCGCGCACGCCTTCAACGACGTGTTCTTCAAAGGCCTGCTCTTCATGTCCATGGGCGCCATCCTGCACCGGACTGGAGAAATCCGCGCGTCGGAGTTGGGAGCGCTCTACAAGTCCATGCCCGCAACGACCGTCTTTTGCCTGATCGGAGCGGCATCGATCTCGGCCTTTCCGCTTTTCAGCGGCTTCGTCAGCAAGACGATGGTCATGGCGGCGGCACTGGATGAAGGCCATCCATGGCTGTGGCTCGTGCTGCTGTTTGCTTCGGCCGGCGTGCTGCACCACGCAGGCATCAAGATCCCGTACTGGGGATTCTTCGCCCACGATCACGGTCTGCGCTGCAAGGAGGCGCCCCTCAACATGCTGATCGCGATGGGGCTCGCCTCCGTGCTGTGTGTGGCGGCCGGGTGTTTCCCCCACCAGACGCTCTACACCCTTTTGCCTTACGAGGCGCACTACGACCCCTATACCGTGTCCCATGTCGTGAGCCAGCTGCAGCTCGTGTTGTTCGCCGTGCTTGCGTTCGCTTGGATGGAGCTGCGCGGGTTGGAGGCGCCCGAGCTCCGCTCCACCAACCTCGACTTCGACTGGGTTTACCGGCGAGTCGCCGCCGTCCCCTTGCTCTTGGCAGGCCGCATCACGGCGGGGCTGATCGAAGTGGCCCGCGAGGGCGTGTTCGATGCCAGCCGCTACTACGCTCGTCACCTGGACGCGCATTACGGGCCGCGCGGTCTGCTGGGCGAACCCTGGCATACGGGTGCCTCGGCCTTCTGGACCGCCGCGCTGCTGGGGGTCTACTTGCTCTTTTCGTACTGGTAAGGACGGACCCGTACGGGTCCAACCAAGCGCCGAGCTGCAGCTCGGAGGAGTCTGTGCCGGCCGATACGGCCGCTACACTAAAGCGAGGCGCGGTACAGACTCAACAGATCGTCGCGACTGCAGGGACGCGGGTTGTCTCTGTGGCATGCATCTTCAAAGGCCAGGTCTGCGAGACGCTCCAAATCACTGGTTTGCACTCCGACTGCCGCCAACCCGTCGGGCAAACCGGCCTGGCGGCGTAGGGAACGAATCGCATCTGCGCATTGGGCCGCAAGACTGACCTCGTCGCCACCGTTGACGCCCAACAGATTGCCTATGTGGGCCAGCTTGGCAGCTGCCGCCTCGCGGTTGAAGTCCAAAACGGAGGGCAAACACAGCGCGTTGGCCAGTCCGTGGTGCAACCCGTGCTCTGCAGACAAGGGGTGAGCCAACGAGTGACACGCGCCTAGGCCCTTCTGGAACGCGACCGCACCCATCATCGACGCCTTGAGCATGGCAGCGCGCGCTTGCAGGTCGCCACCGTTTTGCAGCACACGGGGAAGATTCGCGACGATCAGTCGGATCGACTCGCAGGCGATAGCGTCAGCCATGGGATGATCCATGCAGCAGCAATACGCTTCGATGGCGTGGGTCAACGCGTCGAAGCCGGTCGCGGCGGTCAATCGTGCCGGCACGCTGCGCGTCAGGGCTGGGTCGAGCAGGGCCACGTTGGGCAACAGCATCGGCGCGAAAAAGACGGTCTTCTTGTTGTTGGCCTTGAGCGTCGCCACGGCCGCGCGCCCCACCTCGCTTCCTGTGCCCGCCGTGGTCGGGATCGCGATCATGGGAGGCACGGGATCCACGATGAGCGCGCCGCCGCCCACGGCATCGTCGTATTGCGCCAAGGGAGGTGCATGAGCAACCAACAGACGGACGAGCTTGCCCACGTCGAGCACGCTACCTCCCCCCACTGCCAGCACCAGGCCGGCGCCGCTCTGTTTGTAGGCCTCCGTAGCTGCAGACACCTCGTCCTCGACCGGATTGCTGCTGATGTCATCGAAGAGCGAGCTGGCGACGCCCGCCTGCGCCAGTCCCCGATGCAGGTCGCTCAGCACTCCAGCCTCGTTCACGCCCCGGTCGGTCACGATCAGCACGCTGTCCACTCCCAGCGAACGTGCCTCGTCGCCGACCCGCAGGGCCGCTCCAACACCGCAAACCACCCGCGTGGGGAAATTCCAGATCACGCACATGGCGTCACCACTGTAGCCGAGCCGACCACGGATACAAGCCCTCCCGCATGACCCGCAACGAAGTTCGGGGCCGTCGTACCCATCCTCGTTCAAGCTCCAGGATACCCGCCATCCAGACGCTTCAAGGTCTGCGCAAAGCCACAGCGCCTGCAGGTCAAGATGACGTAGGGCCGCCCGGTGGGGTGCGCACGCTCGTTGATCAGCGAGCCTTCGGCGCCGCAGCGCGGGCAGTCGTAGACACCTGGACGGTAACGCGGGTATCGCCTTTCTGAGCTCACGCTCGCATGGTATCGCTTGCACGGCCACGCTGCCCAGCGCATTGATCGGGGCCGAACACCGCCCATGGCGCTCGCCGACGTACACGCCCATCTGACCCACAGCGCGCTGCACGAGCAGCTGCCGCAAGTGGTCGCCCGCGCGCACGCAGCGGGGCTGTCCAGCGTCGTCAGCAACGGGCTGAATCCAGCCGATAACGAAGCCACGCTCGAGCTGGCCAAGGAGCACGCGCTGGTCAAGCCGGCACTGGGATTCTATCCGGTTGACGTCGTGCTGTCGGACATGCGAGCCCACGACGTCGACTACCCTCGACAGGACACGGAGTTCAGCGCCGAGCAGGGCGTTAGCTGGCTCGAGCAGCACGCACACGAAGCGTTCGCCATCGGCGAGATTGGCCTCGATGGCTATTGGGTTCCGGAGTTTCTCTGGCCCAAGCAGGAAGACGTGTTCCGGACCCTGGTGCGGCTGGCCATAGGCCACCATAAGGCCGTGATCATCCATTCGCGCAAGCGCGAACGCCGTGCCTTTGAGATCCTGCAGGAACAAGGTGCGCAGCGCGTGAACTGGCACTGCTTTGGCGGCAAGGTGAAGCTCGCGCGCGCGATCGCACACGAGCCTGGCCAGTACTTCTCGATTCCAGCCACTGCGCGCCGCTCCCAGAGCTTCACGCGCATGCTCCAGACCCTGCCCCGAGAGCGCTTGCTGCTCGAAACCGACTGTCCCTATCTAGGCCCGGAGCGGGGCGTTGCCAACGAACCAGGCAACGTACGCGGCACGCTGCGCTATGCTGCCGAGCTGTGGGGCGTTAACGAATCGGAAGCGGAACGCCAGTTCGCCGCCAACTTCGAGGCGCTGTTTGGCGTGCAGCCTTAGGGCCCGCGAAAGAACAAGCTCATCGCTCCATTGTGGTGCTCAAGCCTCCGCTCGAGCAAACCGCCTCTGGTTTGCTGCTTCATACTTCGCACAACTCCTCGTCTTGTTCCGCGGTTAAGACACCAGCTACAGCTACAACAGCACGCCAGCAGCAAGGTAACCCACCGCCGCCGCGCTACCCGCGGCCAGTGCGTACGGCAACTGCGTCACCACATGATCCATATGGTCGGTGCCGGCAGCCATGGACGAGATGATCGTGGTGTCGGAGATCGGCGAACAGTGATCGCCAAAGACTCCGCCACTCAAGGCAGCGCCCACGTACAGCGCGAGGCCGCCGTCGTCTGTCATGCGGGCCAGCGGTACCACGAGTGGAATCATGATCGCGAAGGTTCCCCAGGAAGTCCCGGTCGAAAAGGCCACGAAAGCGGACAGCAAAAACACCAGCATCGGCAGCAAGGCGCTGGCCACATTACCCTGAACGAGCGACGCCACGTACCTGCCGGTGCCGAGATCCCGGGTGACTTGACCGATCGCAAAGGCGAGGACCATCAGCGCGGCCAGAGGGACCAGCTTGCCGACCCCGCGGAACGCAACCTCGGTTAGCTCCGTGAGCGTTGCGTCGCGCGCGACCAAATGGACCACGACCGACACGCCAATGCCCGTGAGCACGGCCCACAAGACCGAGGTGGACCCAGAGCCGCGCATGATCTGGCCTTCGCCCGTGATCCACAGCCCGATGGGCATCATCAGCACCATGGCAAACAGGGGCAGGACGAAACCCCGGGCGGCGCCGTTCTTTTCTTGGGAACCGCCCTGCTCTTGGGAACCGCCCTGCTCTTGGGAACCGCCCTGCAGCTGTAAAGCCGGCTCGGCCGCACCCGGTTCGGTTGCGCGGCTGCGTGCCTCCGCCCTGCGCATCGGACCGAAGTCGCGACCGTTGAGCGCGCTGTACAGGGCCAGCAGGATGGCGCACATCGGGTAAAACGCGAAGGCGACACTCGCAACGAGCGCAGAAACAGGATCGGCGACTTGCTCGGCCGCGAGCAACGTGACTATGTAGGCGCCCCACGCGTTGAGGGGAATGAGCAGGCAGATGGGGGCAGCCGTTGCATCGCACAGGTACGCGAGCTTCTCCCTCGAAAGCTGCATGCGATCGAACACGGGCCGGCATACCGAGCCGTTGACCAGCGCGGTCATGGAAGATTCGACGAAAATGCACGTGCCGAGCAGCCAGGACAGCAGCATGGCCCGCCGGCGCGTGGTGACCCGTCCGCGCGTGGTGACCCAGCCGACAAAGCCCTGCACTGCACCGAAGTGCTCGGGAAGCGCGATCAGGGCACCCACCAGCGCGCTGAAGAGCACGACACGCGTGT
This region includes:
- a CDS encoding TatD family hydrolase, whose product is MALADVHAHLTHSALHEQLPQVVARAHAAGLSSVVSNGLNPADNEATLELAKEHALVKPALGFYPVDVVLSDMRAHDVDYPRQDTEFSAEQGVSWLEQHAHEAFAIGEIGLDGYWVPEFLWPKQEDVFRTLVRLAIGHHKAVIIHSRKRERRAFEILQEQGAQRVNWHCFGGKVKLARAIAHEPGQYFSIPATARRSQSFTRMLQTLPRERLLLETDCPYLGPERGVANEPGNVRGTLRYAAELWGVNESEAERQFAANFEALFGVQP
- a CDS encoding sodium:solute symporter; amino-acid sequence: MAAIGLAIASRQVYLSLFVGIWLGCALLASGDPVAGLGAAIEACVHVFADAGNTRVVLFSALVGALIALPEHFGAVQGFVGWVTTRGRVTTRRRAMLLSWLLGTCIFVESSMTALVNGSVCRPVFDRMQLSREKLAYLCDATAAPICLLIPLNAWGAYIVTLLAAEQVADPVSALVASVAFAFYPMCAILLALYSALNGRDFGPMRRAEARSRATEPGAAEPALQLQGGSQEQGGSQEQGGSQEKNGAARGFVLPLFAMVLMMPIGLWITGEGQIMRGSGSTSVLWAVLTGIGVSVVVHLVARDATLTELTEVAFRGVGKLVPLAALMVLAFAIGQVTRDLGTGRYVASLVQGNVASALLPMLVFLLSAFVAFSTGTSWGTFAIMIPLVVPLARMTDDGGLALYVGAALSGGVFGDHCSPISDTTIISSMAAGTDHMDHVVTQLPYALAAGSAAAVGYLAAGVLL
- a CDS encoding iron-containing alcohol dehydrogenase — its product is MCVIWNFPTRVVCGVGAALRVGDEARSLGVDSVLIVTDRGVNEAGVLSDLHRGLAQAGVASSLFDDISSNPVEDEVSAATEAYKQSGAGLVLAVGGGSVLDVGKLVRLLVAHAPPLAQYDDAVGGGALIVDPVPPMIAIPTTAGTGSEVGRAAVATLKANNKKTVFFAPMLLPNVALLDPALTRSVPARLTAATGFDALTHAIEAYCCCMDHPMADAIACESIRLIVANLPRVLQNGGDLQARAAMLKASMMGAVAFQKGLGACHSLAHPLSAEHGLHHGLANALCLPSVLDFNREAAAAKLAHIGNLLGVNGGDEVSLAAQCADAIRSLRRQAGLPDGLAAVGVQTSDLERLADLAFEDACHRDNPRPCSRDDLLSLYRASL
- a CDS encoding Na(+)/H(+) antiporter subunit D; its protein translation is MTPELPPFLILVAGALVAPLVRGRLQSAFLLALPALSLVNLLGLQTGSEWTIGVAGLDLCIYRIDRLNLLFGYLFHLGAVVAILYSLHVKDDLQHASGLIYAGSGMGAIFAGDLLTLFLFWELLAVSSVFLIWARRTDRAYRAGLRYLVIQVASGVTLLAGVVLRFDPQSPSDSLALDQFLTAGMHPHAVVDDLGGALILGAVGLKCAFPLLHNWIPDAYPEATPTGTLWMSSFTTKVAVYALARLFPGCELLAVGEGVKALIYVGAVMTMFPIFYAVIENDLRRVLGYSMINQIGFMVVGVGLGSELAINGAVAHAFNDVFFKGLLFMSMGAILHRTGEIRASELGALYKSMPATTVFCLIGAASISAFPLFSGFVSKTMVMAAALDEGHPWLWLVLLFASAGVLHHAGIKIPYWGFFAHDHGLRCKEAPLNMLIAMGLASVLCVAAGCFPHQTLYTLLPYEAHYDPYTVSHVVSQLQLVLFAVLAFAWMELRGLEAPELRSTNLDFDWVYRRVAAVPLLLAGRITAGLIEVAREGVFDASRYYARHLDAHYGPRGLLGEPWHTGASAFWTAALLGVYLLFSYW